One Burkholderia thailandensis E264 genomic window carries:
- the phnT gene encoding 2-aminoethylphosphonate ABC transport system ATP-binding subunit PhnT, translating into MDTASLTHPRAFDAARPHAAPRAGAPGGVRIEHLSVRYGARTVLDDLSLEIGAGELLAVLGKSGCGKTTLLRFIAGFVKADGLAGTLAVAGRDLTHAPPHKRNLGLLFQNYALFPHLTVFENVAFGLRARRMSSADIARRVADALKLVQLGDAGHHLPAQLSGGMQQRVALARALVIEPDVLLLDEPLSALDANLRASVRSELKALHERLPNLTVVCVTHDRDDALVLADRALLMREGRIAQLGTPQQLYDAPADGFVARYLGAANLLPPNVVFAFGDPRHDVRDRVACVRPERLAVRPLGEGRLHGTIASVEWHGAALSLTVMLDAACDEPVLVTMQRGRGPAPERGARVSLDCEADDVILIAP; encoded by the coding sequence GTGGATACCGCAAGTCTCACTCATCCCCGCGCGTTCGACGCGGCGCGCCCGCACGCGGCGCCGCGCGCGGGCGCGCCCGGCGGCGTGCGCATCGAGCACCTGAGCGTGCGCTACGGCGCGCGCACGGTGCTCGACGATCTGTCGCTCGAGATCGGCGCGGGCGAGCTGCTCGCCGTGCTCGGCAAGAGCGGCTGCGGCAAGACCACGCTGCTGCGCTTCATCGCCGGCTTCGTGAAGGCGGACGGCCTCGCGGGCACGCTCGCCGTCGCCGGCCGCGACCTCACGCACGCGCCGCCGCACAAGCGCAATCTCGGGTTGCTGTTCCAGAACTACGCGCTGTTCCCGCATCTGACGGTGTTCGAGAACGTCGCGTTCGGGCTGCGCGCGCGGCGCATGTCGTCCGCGGACATCGCGCGGCGCGTCGCCGATGCGCTCAAGCTCGTGCAGCTCGGCGACGCCGGCCATCATCTGCCCGCGCAGCTGTCGGGCGGCATGCAGCAGCGCGTCGCGCTCGCGCGCGCGCTCGTGATCGAGCCGGACGTGCTGCTGCTCGACGAGCCGCTGTCCGCGCTCGACGCGAACCTGCGCGCGTCGGTGCGCAGCGAGCTGAAGGCGTTGCACGAGCGGCTGCCGAACCTGACCGTCGTCTGCGTGACGCACGATCGCGACGACGCGCTCGTGCTCGCCGATCGCGCGCTCCTGATGCGCGAGGGCCGCATCGCGCAACTCGGCACGCCGCAGCAGTTGTACGACGCGCCCGCCGACGGCTTCGTCGCGCGATACCTGGGGGCGGCGAACCTGCTGCCGCCCAACGTCGTGTTTGCGTTCGGCGATCCGCGCCATGACGTGCGCGACAGGGTCGCGTGCGTGCGGCCGGAGCGCCTCGCGGTGCGACCGCTGGGCGAAGGGCGGCTGCACGGCACGATCGCGTCGGTCGAATGGCACGGCGCGGCGCTGTCGCTGACCGTGATGCTCGACGCGGCGTGCGACGAGCCGGTGCTCGTCACGATGCAGCGCGGCCGGGGCCCGGCGCCCGAGCGCGGCGCGCGCGTGTCGCTCGATTGCGAGGCGGACGATGTCATCCTTATCGCACCTTGA